In Paraflavitalea devenefica, a single window of DNA contains:
- a CDS encoding dihydroorotase has translation MTLLIQQAYITDPSSPFHESRQDILIESGIIKDIQSRIDVKAGQVIAGEGLNVSPGWVDVFAQFADPGYEYKETLETGAAAAAAGGYTDVLVIPNTKPVIDNKIQAEYITQKSKSLPVNVYPIGAVSKGTEGKDLAEMYDMRASGAIAFSDGLHPIQSAGLLMKALQYVKAFDGVIIQIPDDKSVGANGLMHEGIISTQLGLPGKPMMAEELLVARDIKLARYTDSKLHFTGVTSPRSLEYIRRAKEAGLAVTCSVTPYHLFFTDADLQEYDTNLKVYPPLRTAHEVGKLKNAILDGTIDCIATHHMPHEYDSKVLEFEYAKYGMTGLETAYAVLKTAMPDVPERKWVELLSTNPRKIFGLEPVSLQKGARACITVYEPAGKTTVEEKGFLSRSKNSAFIGKTLNGKVRGVINGEKISVSR, from the coding sequence ATGACCTTGCTCATACAACAGGCTTACATTACAGATCCATCCTCACCTTTTCATGAATCCAGGCAGGATATACTTATTGAATCAGGCATTATTAAAGACATTCAATCCCGTATTGATGTAAAGGCCGGGCAGGTGATCGCCGGAGAAGGGCTCAACGTGTCGCCGGGTTGGGTGGATGTATTTGCCCAGTTTGCCGACCCTGGTTATGAATACAAGGAAACGCTGGAAACAGGCGCTGCCGCAGCAGCAGCCGGCGGCTATACGGATGTATTGGTCATCCCGAATACCAAACCGGTCATCGACAATAAAATACAGGCCGAATATATAACGCAGAAGTCCAAAAGCCTGCCGGTGAACGTATACCCCATCGGCGCTGTATCGAAGGGCACGGAAGGAAAAGACCTGGCAGAAATGTATGATATGCGCGCCAGCGGCGCTATAGCCTTCAGTGATGGCCTCCACCCTATCCAGAGTGCCGGGCTGCTCATGAAAGCCCTGCAGTATGTGAAAGCATTTGACGGGGTCATCATCCAGATACCCGACGATAAAAGTGTAGGCGCCAATGGGCTCATGCATGAAGGGATCATCTCTACCCAACTGGGCCTGCCGGGCAAGCCCATGATGGCAGAGGAACTGCTGGTGGCCAGGGATATCAAGCTGGCCCGTTATACCGATTCTAAACTGCATTTTACGGGGGTTACTTCTCCCCGCTCGCTGGAATATATCAGAAGGGCCAAAGAAGCAGGACTGGCCGTTACCTGTTCTGTAACACCTTACCACCTCTTCTTTACCGATGCCGACCTGCAGGAATACGATACCAATCTGAAAGTATATCCGCCCTTGCGCACGGCCCATGAAGTGGGCAAGCTGAAAAATGCCATCCTCGACGGTACTATTGACTGTATTGCCACGCACCACATGCCACATGAATATGACAGCAAGGTGCTGGAATTTGAATATGCCAAGTATGGCATGACGGGCCTGGAAACAGCCTATGCTGTACTAAAGACTGCCATGCCCGATGTACCGGAAAGAAAATGGGTGGAGCTGTTGAGCACCAATCCCCGTAAGATCTTCGGGCTGGAGCCCGTTTCCCTGCAAAAAGGGGCCCGCGCCTGTATTACGGTGTATGAACCGGCCGGGAAAACTACTGTGGAAGAAAAAGGGTTCCTGTCCAGGTCAAAGAACTCCGCCTTTATCGGCAAAACACTCAATGGAAAAGTACGGGGTGTTATTAATGGTGAAAAAATAAGTGTGAGCAGGTAA
- a CDS encoding DUF4199 domain-containing protein, whose protein sequence is METTSRKSATGPLFGLIAGVVMCGFIFILYKGGLQLYMSNTARAGYVAIIAIAVIAGLREKKRNGGYLSLSEGLKVIFMVFALGSLLQTVFTHILLSYVDVPFGEASKQLSIERYVAFMKSTGASESQVEDYIKNANDPKNDTFMATLLSYCIFCIGYFVVSLIIAAIIRKKRPPFENSFNQ, encoded by the coding sequence ATGGAAACGACATCCCGGAAAAGCGCTACAGGCCCCCTCTTTGGTTTAATTGCCGGGGTAGTGATGTGTGGCTTCATTTTTATCCTGTACAAAGGAGGCCTGCAGCTTTACATGAGCAATACCGCCCGTGCGGGTTATGTGGCCATCATTGCTATAGCAGTGATAGCAGGGCTGCGTGAAAAGAAACGGAATGGCGGCTACCTGTCGCTGAGTGAAGGACTGAAAGTAATATTCATGGTGTTTGCACTGGGATCGCTGTTACAAACGGTCTTTACGCACATACTGCTTTCTTATGTTGACGTGCCTTTTGGGGAAGCGAGCAAACAACTGAGCATAGAAAGATATGTAGCCTTCATGAAAAGCACAGGCGCCAGTGAAAGCCAGGTAGAAGACTATATCAAAAACGCCAATGATCCTAAAAACGATACCTTCATGGCCACCCTGTTATCTTACTGCATCTTTTGCATAGGGTACTTTGTGGTATCGCTCATCATTGCGGCCATCATCCGGAAAAAAAGACCACCATTTGAAAATTCCTTTAACCAATAA
- a CDS encoding glycosyltransferase family 2 protein, with product MKIPLTNNMDLSIVVPLLNEEESLPELCAWIERVVNEHHYTYEIILIDDGSTDNSWEVIETLCQGNPRIRGIRFQRNYGKSAALNEGFKAVQGNVVITMDADMQDSPDEIPGLYRLIADDGYDMISGWKKKRYDNTLTKNIPSRFFNWSTRRISKIPLHDFNCGLKSYKRKVVKCIEVYGEMHRYIPVLAKWAGFRKIGEKVVEHRKRKYGTTKFGWDRFVNGFLDLASIMFVSKYGKRPMHFFGLIGSIFFFIGFVMIVILVIGRITEPGTGLSNRPPFYISLTSMIIGIQLFMSGFLGELIARNAPGRNAYLIEKKIGIE from the coding sequence TTGAAAATTCCTTTAACCAATAATATGGACCTTTCTATCGTAGTGCCATTACTCAATGAAGAAGAATCCCTGCCGGAATTGTGCGCCTGGATAGAACGGGTAGTGAATGAACACCACTATACCTATGAGATCATACTGATTGATGATGGCAGTACCGACAATTCCTGGGAAGTAATAGAAACCTTGTGCCAGGGCAATCCACGCATCAGGGGCATCCGCTTCCAGCGCAATTATGGTAAATCCGCTGCCCTGAATGAAGGCTTTAAAGCGGTACAGGGCAATGTGGTGATCACCATGGATGCCGATATGCAGGATAGCCCGGATGAAATACCCGGACTGTACCGCCTCATTGCAGATGATGGCTATGATATGATCAGCGGCTGGAAGAAAAAAAGATACGATAATACACTCACCAAGAATATCCCTTCCCGCTTTTTTAACTGGAGCACCCGCCGCATCTCGAAGATCCCGTTGCACGACTTTAACTGCGGGCTGAAATCCTATAAGCGGAAAGTGGTGAAGTGCATTGAGGTATATGGCGAAATGCACCGCTATATCCCTGTATTGGCTAAATGGGCCGGCTTCCGGAAGATCGGGGAAAAAGTAGTGGAGCACCGCAAACGTAAATATGGCACCACCAAATTTGGCTGGGACCGCTTTGTAAATGGCTTCCTCGACCTGGCTTCCATCATGTTTGTGAGCAAATACGGGAAACGTCCCATGCACTTCTTTGGACTGATAGGCAGTATCTTCTTCTTCATCGGGTTTGTAATGATCGTGATCCTGGTGATAGGAAGGATCACCGAACCCGGCACAGGACTTAGCAATCGCCCGCCTTTCTATATATCTTTAACATCCATGATTATAGGTATACAACTCTTCATGTCGGGCTTTTTGGGAGAGCTTATTGCCAGGAATGCGCCCGGCAGAAATGCCTATCTTATTGAAAAGAAAATAGGCATTGAGTAA
- a CDS encoding glycosyltransferase, whose translation MSQKKVIIIGPGHPLRGGLATFNQRLCKQFLDEGHSCCIYSFSLQYPSFFFPGTTQYSSEPAPPGLEIYSVINSIHPLNWMQVGNAIRRIKPDIILVRYWLPLMGPALGTILRRVKKNKHTRIIALTDNVIPHEKRPGDIPFTRYFLKSCDAFITMSEKVMQDLRQFEQSKPARLVNHPLYDSFGDAIPKETARRHLGIPQEDKILLFFGFIRQYKGLDLLLEAMKLLKDKTGKSGPLKLLVAGEFYEDEKPYREQIQQLGIDNMLILRTDFIPDSEVKYYLCAADCVVQPYRNATQSGVTPLAYHFEKPMIVTNVGALPALVPHEQVGLVCEPEPASLAAAIERYFEWGEQHFIPQLRQEKEKYSWHNLLATILELSEQKTT comes from the coding sequence ATGTCGCAGAAAAAAGTCATTATTATTGGTCCCGGCCATCCTTTACGCGGAGGCTTAGCCACTTTCAACCAGCGTTTGTGCAAACAATTCCTGGATGAAGGACACTCCTGCTGTATCTATTCCTTTTCCCTGCAATACCCTTCCTTCTTTTTTCCCGGCACCACGCAGTATTCATCTGAGCCGGCGCCACCAGGCCTGGAAATCTATTCCGTGATCAATTCCATCCATCCGCTCAACTGGATGCAGGTGGGCAATGCCATCAGAAGAATAAAACCTGATATTATACTCGTACGATACTGGCTGCCGCTGATGGGACCTGCCCTGGGCACCATACTCCGGCGGGTAAAAAAGAATAAACATACCCGCATTATCGCGCTTACAGACAATGTGATCCCGCACGAAAAGCGGCCGGGCGATATTCCTTTCACCCGCTACTTCCTGAAGTCCTGCGATGCATTCATTACCATGAGCGAAAAGGTGATGCAGGACCTGCGGCAGTTTGAACAAAGCAAACCGGCCCGCCTGGTGAACCACCCCCTGTACGACAGCTTTGGCGATGCTATTCCCAAAGAAACCGCCCGCCGGCACCTGGGTATTCCACAAGAAGATAAAATACTCCTGTTCTTTGGGTTCATCCGTCAATACAAAGGGCTGGACCTGTTGCTGGAAGCAATGAAGCTCCTTAAAGACAAAACCGGGAAGTCAGGCCCACTCAAATTACTCGTAGCCGGTGAATTTTACGAAGATGAAAAACCTTATCGCGAACAGATACAACAACTGGGCATTGACAATATGCTCATCCTGCGTACCGATTTCATCCCGGATAGTGAAGTAAAATATTATCTGTGCGCAGCCGATTGTGTGGTGCAGCCTTATCGCAATGCCACGCAGAGCGGCGTTACGCCGCTGGCGTATCATTTTGAAAAGCCCATGATCGTTACCAATGTAGGCGCCTTGCCCGCCCTGGTGCCGCATGAGCAGGTGGGCCTGGTATGTGAGCCGGAACCTGCCTCACTGGCAGCCGCTATAGAACGTTATTTTGAATGGGGCGAACAACATTTTATACCGCAGTTGCGGCAGGAAAAAGAAAAGTATTCCTGGCACAACCTGTTAGCCACAATCCTGGAATTATCTGAGCAAAAAACAACCTAA
- a CDS encoding GHMP family kinase ATP-binding protein, translated as MYRSKAPLRIGLAGGGTDVSPYCDLYGGAILNATISLYAYANIEPLNENTIILQTMDRQEEQRFELAPQLPLDGKLDLLKGVYNRLQQQYAFPLTGFRLSTFVDAPAGSGLGTSSTLVVAILGAFAEMLRLPLGEYDVAHLAYEIERKDLNMAGGRQDQYACTFGGVNYMEFYADDKVIVNPLRIKQQYLFELENNLVLYYTSTSRESAKIIEKQSQNVVNKQEKSIEAMHQLKYQAQLMKEALLKGRVHEIGEILDFGFRQKKQMAEGISNTQIDDIYESAIKAGATGGKISGAGGGGFMTFYCPGNTKYTVIETLAKFGGVVKHYQFTNHGMTSWTI; from the coding sequence ATGTACCGGAGTAAAGCACCTTTAAGGATCGGATTAGCTGGCGGCGGCACAGATGTAAGCCCTTACTGCGATCTCTATGGCGGGGCCATCTTAAATGCTACAATATCCCTGTATGCGTATGCCAATATTGAGCCGCTCAATGAGAATACGATCATCCTGCAAACGATGGACAGGCAGGAAGAACAACGTTTTGAGCTTGCCCCTCAACTTCCGCTGGATGGTAAGCTGGACCTCTTAAAGGGCGTATACAACCGGCTGCAGCAGCAATATGCTTTTCCGCTTACCGGCTTCAGGCTCTCTACTTTTGTAGATGCACCCGCAGGATCGGGACTGGGCACCTCCTCTACCCTCGTAGTAGCCATCCTTGGCGCCTTTGCCGAAATGCTGCGGCTGCCATTGGGAGAATATGATGTGGCTCACCTGGCATATGAAATTGAACGCAAAGACCTCAATATGGCCGGCGGCCGGCAGGACCAATATGCCTGTACTTTTGGCGGCGTAAACTACATGGAGTTCTATGCCGATGATAAGGTGATCGTAAATCCGCTGCGTATCAAACAACAATACCTGTTTGAACTGGAGAATAACCTGGTGCTGTATTATACTTCCACCAGCCGTGAATCGGCAAAGATCATTGAAAAACAGAGCCAGAACGTAGTGAATAAACAGGAGAAGTCCATTGAGGCCATGCACCAGCTCAAATACCAGGCCCAGCTTATGAAAGAGGCCCTCTTAAAAGGAAGGGTGCATGAGATCGGAGAGATCCTTGACTTTGGTTTTCGCCAGAAGAAACAAATGGCCGAAGGCATTTCCAATACCCAGATTGATGACATCTATGAATCGGCCATCAAAGCAGGCGCCACAGGTGGCAAGATCTCCGGGGCCGGCGGCGGCGGCTTCATGACCTTTTACTGCCCCGGCAATACGAAATATACAGTTATTGAAACCCTGGCAAAGTTTGGAGGAGTAGTAAAACATTACCAGTTCACCAACCATGGCATGACCTCCTGGACTATTTAA
- a CDS encoding D-sedoheptulose-7-phosphate isomerase: MQDKIKKIVSESIAVKTSVLQDATILKTTEAIVAAMVAALKNGNHIYFCGNGGSAADAQHLAAEFSGRFYKDREALPAEALHCNTSYLTAVANDYSYDVIFARLIKGIGKKGDFLVGLSTSGNSTNIMKAFEVAREKGIITVGFTGETGGKMKDLSDYLLNVPSKNTPRIQESHIMLGHIICELVEEQYFG, translated from the coding sequence ATGCAAGACAAAATAAAAAAGATCGTCAGCGAATCCATAGCCGTCAAAACCAGTGTACTGCAGGATGCCACCATCCTGAAGACAACAGAAGCCATAGTGGCTGCGATGGTAGCCGCCCTCAAAAACGGCAATCATATCTATTTCTGTGGCAATGGAGGCAGCGCCGCCGATGCACAGCACCTCGCGGCAGAATTCTCCGGCCGTTTTTATAAAGACCGGGAAGCATTGCCTGCAGAGGCCCTGCATTGCAATACCTCCTATTTAACAGCCGTGGCCAATGATTACAGCTATGATGTGATCTTTGCCCGCCTCATTAAAGGCATCGGTAAAAAAGGCGATTTCCTGGTGGGCCTTTCCACTTCCGGTAATTCCACCAACATCATGAAAGCATTTGAAGTAGCCCGGGAAAAGGGGATCATCACGGTGGGCTTTACCGGTGAAACCGGTGGCAAGATGAAAGACCTGAGCGATTACCTCCTCAATGTGCCTTCCAAAAATACGCCCCGTATCCAGGAGAGCCATATTATGCTGGGACATATCATTTGTGAACTGGTAGAAGAACAGTATTTCGGATAA
- a CDS encoding nucleotidyltransferase family protein gives MADLIKECIILAGGLGTRLRSAVPDLPKCMAPVAGRPFLSYVIDYFHQQGIERFIFSLGYMHEAIETFLHTQYPDLNVACTIEEEPLGTGGAIKLACSKALQRDVLVLNGDTIFTIQLEQLSAFHYSHAADCTLSLKPMQQFDRYGVVELATDQHISSFREKQYYDAGYINGGVYALQVPSFLQEGLPAKFSFEKDYLEKLYAQRKIYGVVQDEYFIDIGIPADYEKANREFKELKF, from the coding sequence ATGGCTGATCTCATCAAAGAATGCATTATCCTGGCCGGAGGGCTGGGTACCAGGCTGCGAAGCGCTGTGCCCGATCTGCCCAAATGCATGGCCCCTGTAGCAGGCAGGCCCTTTCTCTCTTATGTGATTGATTATTTCCATCAACAGGGTATTGAACGGTTCATCTTTTCGCTGGGGTACATGCACGAAGCAATAGAAACATTCCTGCATACACAGTACCCGGACCTTAACGTTGCCTGTACAATTGAAGAGGAACCACTGGGCACCGGCGGCGCCATTAAACTGGCCTGCAGTAAGGCACTGCAACGGGATGTATTGGTGCTGAACGGCGATACCATTTTCACCATACAGCTTGAGCAGTTGTCTGCTTTTCACTATAGCCATGCTGCCGATTGCACGCTTTCCCTGAAACCGATGCAGCAGTTTGACCGGTATGGCGTAGTAGAGCTGGCCACCGATCAGCACATCAGTAGCTTCCGGGAAAAGCAGTATTATGATGCCGGCTACATCAACGGAGGCGTATATGCCCTGCAGGTACCTTCCTTTTTGCAGGAAGGCCTGCCCGCAAAATTCTCCTTTGAAAAAGATTACCTGGAAAAGCTGTACGCCCAACGGAAAATATATGGCGTAGTACAGGATGAATATTTCATTGACATTGGCATACCTGCCGATTATGAAAAAGCAAACCGGGAATTTAAAGAACTGAAGTTCTGA
- a CDS encoding D-glycero-alpha-D-manno-heptose-1,7-bisphosphate 7-phosphatase, protein MLDLTQIDKSWTLFLDRDGVINHEKYQDYVYNYEEFIFYEGVPEALKTLASRFGRIVITTNQRGIGKGLMTETDLHQIHARMLQDIAATGGRIDKIYYCTSLDNDHPNRKPNPGMAWEAIKDFPEINLQKSLIVGNNISDMEFGRNAGMHTVFVKTTHPQQPLPNPAIDLAVNGLPEFAKALQLT, encoded by the coding sequence ATGCTCGATCTCACACAAATAGACAAAAGCTGGACCCTCTTCCTCGACCGTGATGGCGTTATCAATCATGAAAAGTACCAGGATTACGTGTACAACTATGAGGAATTTATTTTTTATGAGGGGGTGCCGGAAGCCCTGAAAACGCTGGCCAGCCGTTTTGGCCGTATTGTTATCACCACCAACCAGCGGGGCATTGGCAAAGGGTTGATGACCGAAACCGACCTGCACCAGATACATGCCCGCATGCTGCAGGATATAGCAGCAACCGGCGGGCGCATTGACAAGATCTATTACTGCACCTCGCTGGATAATGACCATCCCAACCGGAAACCCAATCCCGGTATGGCCTGGGAAGCTATAAAAGACTTCCCGGAGATTAACCTGCAAAAATCCCTCATTGTTGGCAACAATATCAGCGACATGGAATTTGGCCGCAATGCCGGCATGCATACCGTATTTGTAAAAACCACCCACCCACAGCAGCCTTTACCCAACCCGGCGATTGATTTAGCCGTCAATGGTTTACCGGAATTTGCAAAAGCTTTGCAATTGACATAA
- a CDS encoding PH domain-containing protein: MRTPLQKDETILLVTHRSWLQLIVPVLLLVTGIAASVLIGFVQYWGWIAALAGALYCLFAWWSWKVDIWVVTNYRVIDETGLLNHYAKESPLEKINNVSYDQTIWGRIFNYGHVEIQTAAEIGATDYYNVHSPKRLKDTITLAQSEYKNLQLTSQAKQMAAAMGWASTTTTATSAAVGAPTHNIASELEKLFQLKQQGILTEEEYNKAKNKLLGQ, encoded by the coding sequence ATGCGGACACCCCTTCAGAAAGATGAAACTATATTATTGGTTACCCACAGAAGCTGGCTGCAACTGATCGTGCCGGTACTGCTGCTGGTAACAGGTATTGCTGCGTCTGTTTTAATCGGCTTTGTACAGTATTGGGGATGGATTGCTGCCCTGGCAGGCGCCTTGTATTGCCTGTTTGCCTGGTGGAGCTGGAAAGTGGATATCTGGGTGGTTACCAATTACCGGGTGATTGATGAAACAGGATTGCTGAACCACTATGCCAAGGAGAGCCCCCTGGAAAAGATCAATAATGTATCCTACGATCAGACGATATGGGGGCGCATTTTTAACTACGGTCATGTGGAGATACAGACCGCTGCAGAAATAGGCGCCACCGATTACTACAATGTGCATAGTCCCAAACGGCTGAAAGATACGATCACACTGGCCCAGTCAGAATACAAGAACCTGCAACTGACCAGCCAGGCCAAACAAATGGCGGCAGCCATGGGATGGGCTTCTACCACTACCACTGCTACCAGTGCAGCCGTGGGCGCTCCCACTCATAATATAGCTTCTGAACTGGAAAAGCTGTTCCAGCTTAAGCAGCAGGGGATACTCACTGAAGAAGAATACAACAAGGCTAAGAATAAATTACTTGGGCAGTAA
- the lepA gene encoding translation elongation factor 4, which yields MKNIRNFCIIAHIDHGKSTLADRLLQTTNTISEREMMDQVLDDMDLEREKGITIKSHAIQINYKHKDGQEYILNLIDTPGHVDFSYEVSRALAACEGALLLVDATQGIQAQTISNLYLAIDNDLEIIPVINKIDMDGAMIEEVQDQIIELIGCKPEDILLASGRTGIGVDGILEAIVERIPAPKGKPDDPLQALIFDSVFNSFRGIIVYYRIVNGSIRKGDKVKFVSTGQEYEADEVGILKLKMTEKKEVTCGDVGYIITGIKNAKEVKVGDTITLSANPTQEIIKGFQEVKPMVFAGIFPVNTDEFEELRDCMDKLQLNDASLTYELETSQALGFGFRCGFLGMLHMEIIQERLEREFDQTVITTVPNVSFIAYTTKGEKVIVNNPTEFPDPVKTDRIEEPFIKAQIITKPEYIGNIMTLCLGKRGILLNQSYLTTTRVELQFEMPLTEIVFDFYDKLKSQTRGYASFDYHPIGYRESDIVKMDILLNNDKVDALSALIHRGRSQEFGRRLCEKLKELLPRQQFQIAIQAAVGAKVLARETISAMRKDVTAKCYGGDISRKRKLLEKQKEGKKRMRQIGNVEVPQEAFLAVLKLDD from the coding sequence ATGAAGAATATCCGCAATTTTTGTATTATCGCCCATATTGACCACGGAAAGAGTACCCTGGCAGACAGACTGTTACAAACCACGAACACGATCAGTGAGCGGGAAATGATGGACCAGGTGCTGGATGATATGGACCTGGAAAGGGAGAAGGGTATTACCATCAAGAGCCACGCAATCCAGATCAATTACAAGCATAAAGACGGTCAGGAGTACATCCTGAACCTGATTGATACACCCGGCCACGTTGACTTCAGCTATGAAGTGAGCCGCGCCCTGGCCGCCTGCGAAGGCGCCCTGCTGCTGGTAGATGCTACCCAGGGTATCCAGGCGCAAACGATCAGCAACCTGTACCTGGCTATAGATAATGACCTGGAAATCATACCCGTTATCAATAAAATTGATATGGACGGGGCCATGATCGAAGAGGTGCAGGACCAGATCATTGAATTGATTGGCTGCAAACCGGAAGACATCCTGCTGGCCAGTGGCCGTACCGGTATAGGTGTGGATGGCATTTTAGAGGCCATTGTAGAACGTATCCCTGCCCCCAAAGGCAAGCCCGACGATCCCCTGCAGGCCCTGATCTTTGACAGCGTATTCAATAGTTTCCGGGGTATCATTGTGTACTACCGTATTGTCAATGGTTCTATCCGGAAAGGTGATAAGGTAAAATTCGTGTCTACCGGACAGGAGTATGAAGCAGATGAAGTGGGTATCCTGAAGCTGAAGATGACGGAGAAAAAAGAAGTTACCTGCGGCGATGTAGGATACATCATTACCGGTATCAAGAATGCCAAAGAGGTAAAAGTAGGGGACACCATTACGCTTTCCGCCAATCCCACCCAGGAGATCATTAAAGGTTTCCAGGAAGTGAAACCCATGGTATTCGCGGGCATCTTCCCCGTCAATACAGATGAGTTTGAGGAATTGCGTGATTGCATGGATAAACTGCAGTTAAATGACGCTTCTCTTACCTATGAACTGGAAACTTCCCAGGCCCTTGGCTTTGGTTTCCGTTGCGGATTCCTCGGCATGCTGCACATGGAGATCATCCAGGAGCGACTGGAAAGGGAGTTTGACCAAACGGTGATCACCACTGTTCCCAACGTAAGCTTTATCGCCTACACCACAAAAGGAGAGAAGGTGATCGTGAACAACCCTACTGAGTTTCCCGATCCGGTAAAAACAGACCGGATTGAAGAGCCTTTCATCAAGGCTCAGATCATTACCAAGCCAGAGTATATTGGTAATATCATGACCCTTTGCCTTGGCAAGCGGGGTATACTGCTCAACCAGAGCTACCTGACCACTACACGGGTAGAACTGCAGTTTGAAATGCCACTTACAGAGATCGTATTCGACTTCTATGATAAGCTGAAGAGCCAAACCCGTGGCTATGCTTCTTTCGACTACCATCCCATTGGTTACCGCGAAAGTGATATCGTAAAAATGGATATCCTGCTCAACAATGACAAAGTGGATGCCCTCAGCGCCCTGATCCACCGTGGCCGTTCGCAGGAATTTGGCCGCAGGCTCTGCGAGAAGCTAAAGGAGCTTTTACCACGTCAGCAATTCCAGATTGCCATCCAGGCGGCCGTTGGCGCTAAAGTACTGGCGCGGGAAACCATCTCCGCTATGCGTAAGGACGTTACCGCCAAGTGTTATGGCGGTGATATCAGCCGTAAGCGTAAACTGCTGGAAAAGCAGAAGGAAGGTAAGAAGCGCATGCGCCAGATCGGTAACGTGGAAGTACCCCAGGAAGCTTTCCTGGCCGTACTGAAGCTGGACGATTGA